The genomic window ATACCTGGATTCAGGCAGCCCTTCAAAGTCCATTCAAGCCTTTTCATGATTTCAGCAAGACACTGGTGACTTGGAAAACTCATATTTTAGCCTATTTTCGGTTACCCTATACCAATGCAAGGACAGAGGGTACAAACCATAAGATTAAGAACCTTAAAAGAAGGGCTTATGGCTACCGGAACAGAGAACGA from Caldalkalibacillus thermarum includes these protein-coding regions:
- a CDS encoding transposase, whose translation is TWIQAALQSPFKPFHDFSKTLVTWKTHILAYFRLPYTNARTEGTNHKIKNLKRRAYGYRNRERFRLRVKLECGCFQQAHSLLHFTSA